GCACGTGATGGTCATCCGGTTCCACTCGCCCGGCTTTTTGACCATTGACTTGGTCGGGGCCAAGTGCCCGAAGATGGCACCGCAGTGCCACGTTTTCGGCATTTTGGCCCATTTTTCGGCGAAGTCGTCGCAGATCTGGATTTCGATGGAATTGGGGATCCAGTTCTTGATATCGCTGCACCGCACGACAACCCCGCTGTTGGTGCCTTCCGCATTTTTAAATTCCAAATCGAGCACAAAGTTGGTATACTGGTCTTTGGTCCAAATACACTGATCTTCCGTGGCCGTGAGAACGCCATCCTGCCAGGACCAGACGCCTGCGGGAAAGATGGCATTGGAGAGGTCAGGGGTGAACAGATCCGCCCACTGGCTCGAGTCGGGATGTCCCTTGGGAGGCTCAGCGTTATCCTCGGCGGATACGTTTTTCAGCGACCACAACGTGAGGGCAGCGGCGAGCATTGCCCAGATACACAGTTTCGCAAGACGCAACATGGGGAAACCTCCGCACAGCAAAAAGCGTCAAAGTGAAAGATCCAACCATCCGGATCCTTCGTAACGACATTGGCGCTATCCTACAGCGAAAGACGGCCGGGAACAAGGGAAGCAGAATAAGCCAGTGAGATGGTCTTGAAGAATGATGCTTTCGTGTAACATGCGGCAAACTGGCAAGTGAAGTTCGGCAGAGGGCGTGTTGACGGCGTAAAACTCTTGGCAAAATAGCTCATCCGACAAAAAATAGTTATAAAGAGGGTCGAACAACTATAACGGTGTCGAGGGACGGGCCGGGCTACCGAGGAGGTACCATACCGTGGAGCATATTCTGGACTATTCCTGGCGACAGTTGAGGGATTGGTTCATCAGCAAGGGACAGCCGGGTTATCGCGTCGCCCAGGTTCTTCGCTGGGTTTATGATTCGCCCAAGGTTCCCTTCGACGAGATGACCGATGTCCCCAAAGTGGTGCGGAAGGACCTGCGGAAGGCCTTCAAAGTCTTCACAATGCAGGTCGTTTCGCATCGAAAAGCTTCCGATGGCACGGAGAAGCTTCTTCTGCGGACCCACGATGGCGAATATGTTGAGTGCGTCCTACTCCGCGATGATAAAGGCAATCGTACTGTGTGCATAAGCACGCAGGTTGGCTGCGGAATGGGATGCGTCTTTTGTGCCAGCGGTCTGGATGGTGTCGTCCGCAACCTCACCAGCGGGGAAATCCTTGAACAGATCCTCCATCTCAAGTGCCTGCTCGAGCCCGAGGAACGGCTCAGCCATATCGTCGTGATGGGGATGGGAGAGCCGCTGGCCAATCTGGGGCGATTGCTGGGGGCCCTGTATCGCGCCACCCACAAAGACGGCCTGGGCATCAGCGCCAGGCATGTCACCATTTCCACCGTGGGATTACCACACGCTATTCGTCGGCTGGCTGAGCTCGACCTCCAGTATCACCTGGCGGTGTCCCTGCACGCTCCAAACGATGAGTTGCGGAACAAGCTGGTGCCGGCCAACCGACGGATCGGTATTCAGGCGATCCTGTCCGCGGCCGACGAATACTTTGCCAAGACCGGCCGTCGTGTGACTTACGAGTACGTCCTCTTGAGGGAGATCAACGATCGGCCG
This is a stretch of genomic DNA from Thermogutta terrifontis. It encodes these proteins:
- a CDS encoding 3-keto-disaccharide hydrolase, coding for MLRLAKLCIWAMLAAALTLWSLKNVSAEDNAEPPKGHPDSSQWADLFTPDLSNAIFPAGVWSWQDGVLTATEDQCIWTKDQYTNFVLDLEFKNAEGTNSGVVVRCSDIKNWIPNSIEIQICDDFAEKWAKMPKTWHCGAIFGHLAPTKSMVKKPGEWNRMTITCRGPMVYVVLNGELVTQMDMRKWTSAKTNPDGSEIPPWLSRPVAELSLTGHIGLQGKHGDAPIWFRNIKIKVLEN
- the rlmN gene encoding 23S rRNA (adenine(2503)-C(2))-methyltransferase RlmN, whose protein sequence is MEHILDYSWRQLRDWFISKGQPGYRVAQVLRWVYDSPKVPFDEMTDVPKVVRKDLRKAFKVFTMQVVSHRKASDGTEKLLLRTHDGEYVECVLLRDDKGNRTVCISTQVGCGMGCVFCASGLDGVVRNLTSGEILEQILHLKCLLEPEERLSHIVVMGMGEPLANLGRLLGALYRATHKDGLGISARHVTISTVGLPHAIRRLAELDLQYHLAVSLHAPNDELRNKLVPANRRIGIQAILSAADEYFAKTGRRVTYEYVLLREINDRPQHAQELAQLLKGRNALVNLIPYNPIQGLPYEPPERRDVARFVDVLTRAGIQVTVRYRKGAEIEAACGQLRRLHPEIASKSKKKKKKKSKAADENAVQTGETVSVVSGEGGNGKPEAALTDSVVMSGDPTVVVTDVEIMNFEEIAEPETSESKRDSE